AAAGGGGGGTAACGCCCGAGACCCCAGCAAAACCCCGCCCTTCAGGGCGGGGAAGGGGTCATAGCTATTCAACGCAGCAGGGCATTCTCCCAACGTCTCTTATGAATGCTTGTGCTGCTAGCTTTACTACCTCGTATGCTGTTGGGAATACATGGATTGTTTCTACGAGATCCTCGATTCTATATCTATGTTTGATCATGAGGGAAGCCGCTACTATGAATTCCGAGGCGTGGGGCGCTAGCACGTGGATCCCTGCTATCGTGTTGCTCCTAGGATCTATAACTATTTTTGCTAGACCATGTTCAACGCCCATTATACCTGATCTGGCTGTTAGCTTGAAGCCCACAACCCTGCATGAGCACATGCCAAGCGACTCTACAAGCCTCTGCTCCGTTGAGCCCACATATGCTACCTCGGGGTCTGTGAATACTACGACAGGTGTTGTCTCATAGTCTATAGATTCCTTAGAGCCAACCGCTATATTCTTAGCCGCGACAGCCCCCTCCTTTGCCGCGAGCGTCTCTAGAAAGGCTGGCTTTGGCGTCCCTGCTACATCGCCCGCAGCATAGATCCTTGGGTTAGATGTTCTCAGATCCATTGAGACCCTTATAAAACCCCTGCTATCTAGATCCACACCAGCTAGTTCCAGCCCCAGCCCCTCTGTATTTGGTCTCCTCCCAGTTGATATGAGCACAGCATCGTATTCCTCCTCAATACTCCCTCTAGGCGATAGGATCTTAGCAACAGCTCTAGACCCTTTTCTGCTGAAACCAGCTACCTTCGACTTTGTATATATCTTCACACCCTCCTCAGAGAGGATCTCTGCTAGGGCCTTAGAGATCTCGGGCTCTACTCCTGGGAGAGGTCTATCTAGGATCTCGACTACATCGACCTCAGAGCCGAGTCTAGAGAATGCCTGGGCAAGCTCTAATCCAATGGCTCCCGAGCCTATAACAAGCATCTTCCCAGGCAGCTCCTCAATGCTCCATATAGTGTCGCTGGTGTGATAGGGTATTTCGCTGAGCCCCTCTATCCTGGGTATCGAGGGGCTAGATCCTGTTGCTACTATGAAGTACTCACCATATATATCTATATCTCCATCTGCTGAGGAGACTAATACTCTGTTGGGCGATTTAAACCTCGCAGAGCCTATATAGAGATCCACGTTGTAATGCTCCAAGAGCTTCTCATACTTCTCCCTCCTCATATCCTCGATAAAGCTTCTAAGGCTC
The Sulfolobales archaeon genome window above contains:
- the merA gene encoding mercury(II) reductase; translated protein: MGCCDLHIGSTPAMGSFAGEKKYDLVVIGGGAAGFAAVVKYRELMGYDKRIAMVTRGPIGGTCVNVGCVPSKYLIETAKVSKLHRIYSARGVEIPSPKIYFPNVIKSLRSFIEDMRREKYEKLLEHYNVDLYIGSARFKSPNRVLVSSADGDIDIYGEYFIVATGSSPSIPRIEGLSEIPYHTSDTIWSIEELPGKMLVIGSGAIGLELAQAFSRLGSEVDVVEILDRPLPGVEPEISKALAEILSEEGVKIYTKSKVAGFSRKGSRAVAKILSPRGSIEEEYDAVLISTGRRPNTEGLGLELAGVDLDSRGFIRVSMDLRTSNPRIYAAGDVAGTPKPAFLETLAAKEGAVAAKNIAVGSKESIDYETTPVVVFTDPEVAYVGSTEQRLVESLGMCSCRVVGFKLTARSGIMGVEHGLAKIVIDPRSNTIAGIHVLAPHASEFIVAASLMIKHRYRIEDLVETIHVFPTAYEVVKLAAQAFIRDVGRMPCCVE